In Nematostella vectensis chromosome 3, jaNemVect1.1, whole genome shotgun sequence, the genomic window cttctctcgtccagtgacgctcgGGCGAGAGAAGtttggaggctctggtacccagggtactcaTGTTTTTCCTATTTGGCGAATTGCGATGTTTTCCCCACAATCTAATGGAAgaaatataaataattttattgaaaaaatatacatttaCATTCTTTTATAATGTTAAGTAATATTAGTAATATATAGTAATATAACTACATCTCTGCAGCTTTTTAAAGTCGTCATGTATAAAACTTCACTTAGGAGTAGCTTATTTATCTGATGTGCGCAGTTGTTTTACAAGCAAGAAAATTAAGGCAATGTTACAGAGCAAACTAATAATAAGCAAACATTTTAATGAGAAGAGCATCCCGCAGACAATCCCAGCAGGACTCCATCTTGGAGATTGGTCTTTCTGAGGGTATGCTTGAAAGGGCCCCTAGTGAAGAGAAAGTTCAATTTACTATTGTAAAATAGAAGTAGTTTAATCATCAATTTGTTAgcttttcaataaaataatctCCTACATTCTTTAGTTTTCTACATCTTCTACAGGGTCAGAGTAGGGGGTAAGGCACTGGgggtacccctccccccattattttcaaatattataaggaaatgaccagtaggggcgtggctgtgccacCAAGCTTCTGAAAAAGCTCTTTTTAGCCCCTAGgcatttttcttatttgtcttTTTCATCTCAAAGAGGAAGGGGTCTTAATAGAGATGggcttattttaaaatcatCTTTTTCTCACACTaggtattattttaaaatctctTTTAATGCTTTTAACAATAGGTATTTTTGCTTCTGTAATTACTGTCATTCATTACTGACTTTTTCCTCATTTTCCTCCTCCCCTTGAGACTCCATGCTAATATCATGCATTTGGTGATTTgctgaaagaaagaaaaagagaaagttCTAAATCTCTCTTGATCATTTCTAAGGATGGTGCTCAAACACACCATGGGAAGTTTGATTTAGACCTCCTCTGCACAGGCTGCCATTGCTGAGGTTGAGGGTAGCAGGAACTATGAGAGGCCTTTCACCCGTTGCTACAAGAGGACTTGGAGTAGAGTCTTGTAGTGTAGTGCTCATAGGGATGGTCACACCAGACCAATAGGAGCCTAAGccagagaaaaacaaaacaattgctCTAGAACATTTGTCTAGCatgtaaaagaaaatgatTTAATAGAATCATTTATATGTCAAAACCCCAGTGAAGCCCTGTAATCATGTTTGTTTGCCATGCTACTCGGGGCCAAAGCAGAGGATGGGGCACTGGGagcatgtgccccccaatattaaaaaaaatgaccaggaaattaccagtaggggcatggccatgccccaaaatattttcttaatgtttttgcattgtgcccccccccagaCTAGACCAGACTAGACAAATGTTTTGGCTATTCAATTTGACTTACTAGTGTGAATTTAGTGTGAATAACAATTATTCCTTAGTAATTGTTGAATACTCTATTGACCACCTTATCTTGATGGAAGGATATTGTTACTTGTCCTGGTTTTGAGGCAGATGTTCATTATCACTGCCTGTGATGTGCTTATGTCTGTAGTTACCTGGACTACTGGTCCTCGCTTGTACTTTTTGGCTGTCTGACATGTCTAGCGATAACCAATTAAGGGTGTGGTCAAAATAACTAGGAAGATTATcttcagcatcatcatcagaaTCCTGAAATCAGAAAACTTTTTAAACTAAATAACCATAAAGTTTAAGGAATTCACTATCTTCAATATATTTACATACCTCACTGAACTGGTTTTCCTGTTTATAGGAATCTGTTGAGCAAGGCGTACTACTTCGACAAGACCGTATCCTGCAAAAGATACAAACATTACAAAACCTGAACAGTCTCTTGCTTCGAGGGTTATCAGCAGGCATGCAACTGCACtccttccccccccctttggcggccaaaaagtgtgtcatttcttattaaggaatcttcaaatacctTGCTTTTTCCATGTGTGGCAACAAGGCAATGGAAGAACCTTACCCTAAGGTCTGATAAAGACTTATACAAGTCTGAAAGGGGGAACAAGGATAAAAGCAcagcaggggggaggggtatttGGGTATTTTGAATAGGTTTAACATTATTAGTAAGAACTTTTGAGGGTTGAAGACTacctttggggggggggggggaggttgaAAAGTGCAGTTAGGTAATCTTTTGAGTTTTATCATCTTTACCAATACTTCAAGGCTGGATGGTGTAGTGTAGAGGGATGGAATTCTCCTCTTAATGAACAATATGTTATCATATTTAAATGTCACAGACAAAAGTGAGGGTAGTGTTTAGGTATCCTATCATTTGCTTATATGCACATCTATGAATTCTATTCCAACACATCACttgcctttttttcttcacTACTTTTGAGCTTCTATAATTCAGCAGGGCAGCATAGATACAAGCGATGAGATTCAGAGCCCAGCAGACTAAAGCGAGGATAGGACCTATGGTCTGTATTGTATCAGCTTCACTACTAATGAAAGCAACAAGGtttaatggaaaataaatttcTGAGATACTCAATATCAAGTATATTTGCAATAAAAAGCAATTACTGtactgcatttaaaaaaaaaatttggctACTGTATATCAAAATTACCAAAAGATCATCAAATGAAATTATTGGAAAAGCCTAATAAATTTGTCATGAGTGCTGTCTGAGTTTGCAGAAACCTTTACCATAATAAAACACCAAGAGAAAAAGACACCACCAGAGTCACAATCCCCAACCTGAAAACACACACACCTAGTTATTAGTGCAATgatattgttttttaaaaaaatcaatgaaacacaaaacagaaaaaaatgttttaaatagAAAATTACCTGGTTTGCCATCTAACAAAGT contains:
- the LOC5506499 gene encoding uncharacterized protein LOC5506499 isoform X1; protein product: MGSSYTYTSDVDDNLLFQENRRYLKTVPCQTSNFREPSSGLPLSYAAPGIFTGQHSLAHQPEFCASCKAKQSIKIKQLNSFESSGKRDFCDEFEEYRALLDLTYGLCPACESVLNSHLANQEKDLRCIMLNNYLQLSKITPLPNKGSNRRESRMSPWTIVLQFSSLLFLTLLLKAEICKCNLLYKENVFTLSIQNLLRRLHDGLEAWLHHWKPGKSIYSPVLFEIVTVICAGYRKWALMQTFILRNPLHLVSISFIIQVVNFVRWQTRLGIVTLVVSFSLGVLLCSEADTIQTIGPILALVCWALNLIACIYAALLNYRSSKVVKKKRIRSCRSSTPCSTDSYKQENQFSEDSDDDAEDNLPSYFDHTLNWLSLDMSDSQKVQARTSSPGSYWSGVTIPMSTTLQDSTPSPLVATGERPLIVPATLNLSNGSLCRGGLNQTSHANHQMHDISMESQGEEENEEKGPFQAYPQKDQSPRWSPAGIVCGMLFSLKCLLIISLLCNIALIFLLVKQLRTSDK